In Halobaculum magnesiiphilum, the following proteins share a genomic window:
- a CDS encoding antitoxin VapB family protein: protein MATADEQIRVSDSVKRELDRRRRDGESYNDVLQRLLEDDRDLLAGFGRWSDDHADRVRAARKQSR, encoded by the coding sequence ATGGCGACTGCCGACGAACAGATCCGCGTCAGCGATTCGGTGAAGCGAGAACTCGACCGTCGCCGCCGGGACGGGGAGAGCTACAACGATGTCCTGCAGCGCCTGCTCGAGGACGACCGCGACCTCCTCGCCGGATTCGGTCGGTGGTCGGACGACCACGCCGATCGGGTCCGAGCGGCTCGCAAGCAGTCTCGGTGA
- a CDS encoding SufS family cysteine desulfurase — MSFDAAEIRADFPVLDRRVNGHPLTYLDNAATTHTPRQVYDVFEEFYAGYNANIHRGIHELSHEASIAYEEAHDRVAEFLGADGREEIVFTKNTTESINLVAYGLSRGLDAGDEIVTTEMDHHASLVTWQQIAKRTGATVRHIPVTADGHLDMDAARELVTDDTALVCAPHVSNVLGTINPIEELVDLAHDHDAYAVVDGAQSAPTRPVDVGAMDADFFAFSGHKLAGPTGIGGLYGKRAILEELDPFLFGGEMIRNVTLTDSTWNELPWKFEAGTPPIAEGIALGAAVDYLSELGMENVRAHENDLAQYLLGELADREFVRTYGPEVGEERTGLVSFNVQGVHGHDLSSLLNDRGIAIRAGDHCTQPLHDRLEIPGSARASVYVYNTREDIDRLLDVVDSAREDLDGYLASERYHDLISEHYENPRNQGGLVDPTFVKSSEETTCGDDGEFHVTISDGRIEEIAFESRSCAVSRAVASLLSEKLEGMTVEEVAELDGYVVSALEGQYPDLRRECVEGPEDVIREAAREYVISG, encoded by the coding sequence ATGAGCTTCGACGCCGCGGAGATCCGCGCGGACTTCCCCGTGCTCGACCGACGCGTGAACGGCCACCCGCTCACGTACCTCGACAACGCCGCCACCACGCACACGCCGCGCCAGGTGTACGACGTCTTCGAGGAGTTCTACGCTGGCTACAACGCGAACATCCACAGGGGGATCCACGAACTCAGCCACGAGGCCTCGATCGCCTACGAGGAGGCCCACGACCGCGTCGCCGAGTTCCTCGGCGCCGACGGTCGCGAGGAGATCGTCTTCACGAAGAACACCACCGAGAGCATCAACCTCGTCGCGTACGGGCTGAGCCGGGGCCTCGACGCCGGCGACGAGATCGTGACGACGGAGATGGACCACCACGCCTCGCTGGTGACCTGGCAGCAGATCGCCAAGCGCACGGGTGCGACCGTCCGCCACATCCCCGTCACCGCCGACGGCCACCTCGACATGGACGCCGCCCGCGAGCTCGTCACCGACGACACCGCACTCGTGTGTGCGCCCCACGTTTCGAACGTGCTCGGCACGATCAACCCCATCGAGGAACTCGTGGATCTCGCGCACGACCACGACGCGTACGCGGTCGTCGACGGCGCCCAGTCGGCGCCGACGCGGCCCGTCGACGTGGGGGCGATGGACGCGGACTTCTTCGCCTTCTCGGGCCACAAGCTCGCCGGCCCCACCGGCATCGGCGGGCTGTACGGGAAGCGGGCGATCCTGGAGGAGCTCGACCCGTTCCTCTTCGGCGGGGAGATGATCCGAAACGTCACGCTTACCGATTCGACGTGGAACGAGCTCCCCTGGAAGTTCGAGGCCGGCACCCCGCCCATCGCGGAGGGCATCGCGCTCGGTGCCGCCGTCGACTACCTCTCCGAGTTGGGCATGGAGAACGTCCGCGCCCACGAGAACGACCTCGCGCAGTATCTGTTGGGGGAACTCGCCGACCGGGAGTTCGTCCGGACGTACGGGCCCGAAGTCGGCGAGGAGCGCACCGGCCTCGTCTCGTTCAACGTGCAGGGCGTCCACGGACACGACCTCTCCAGCCTGCTGAACGACCGCGGCATCGCCATCCGCGCCGGCGACCACTGCACCCAGCCGCTCCACGATCGGTTGGAGATCCCCGGCTCTGCACGCGCGTCTGTTTATGTGTACAATACCCGAGAGGACATCGACCGGCTTCTGGATGTGGTGGATTCCGCTCGCGAGGACCTGGATGGGTACCTCGCGTCCGAACGCTATCACGACCTTATCAGCGAGCATTATGAGAATCCCCGGAATCAGGGTGGGCTCGTGGATCCTACGTTCGTGAAGTCCTCAGAGGAAACGACGTGTGGCGACGACGGCGAGTTCCACGTGACGATCTCGGACGGCCGGATCGAGGAGATCGCCTTCGAGAGCCGGAGCTGTGCGGTCAGCCGTGCCGTCGCCAGTCTGCTTTCGGAGAAGCTCGAGGGGATGACGGTCGAGGAGGTCGCCGAGCTCGATGGGTACGTGGTGAGTGCGTTGGAGGGGCAGTACCCCGACCTCCGGCGCGAGTGTGTCGAGGGGCCCGAGGATGTGATTCGGGAAGCCGCTCGTGAGTACGTGATTTCGGGGTAG
- a CDS encoding MarR family transcriptional regulator gives MSIDRDTFENTSEEELEDLSVPDQVLGFLSANGDRAFKAREIASQIGIDEGAVSTALSRLKDRGLVEHKATYWAITDDTDRLHGYSGYERATALFNDRLGTEDTEAWREHAPSEAHPSVENEQ, from the coding sequence ATGTCCATCGATCGAGACACCTTCGAGAACACGAGCGAGGAGGAGCTCGAGGACCTTTCGGTCCCTGACCAGGTACTCGGATTCCTTTCCGCTAACGGGGATCGGGCGTTCAAGGCGCGCGAGATCGCCTCCCAGATCGGGATTGACGAGGGCGCGGTCAGCACCGCACTCTCACGACTGAAGGACCGAGGTCTCGTTGAACACAAGGCGACATACTGGGCGATAACCGACGACACCGACCGCCTCCACGGATACAGTGGCTACGAGCGAGCGACTGCCCTGTTCAACGACCGACTCGGCACAGAGGACACGGAGGCTTGGCGCGAACATGCGCCCAGTGAGGCACATCCGAGTGTGGAGAACGAACAGTGA
- a CDS encoding NUDIX hydrolase, producing the protein MTDEPLQATVTQRGVVFAPTDEVLIVRRATDGGWELPGGRVDHGERAVAGVRREITEETTLDPEVVAPVDTLVWRNDSGDGRFAVYYYCRVDERDVSLSGEHDEYEWTVVREARRRLSEPQAAAVVLRWRGGGRSNVSTTSGL; encoded by the coding sequence ATGACGGACGAACCGCTGCAGGCGACCGTTACCCAGCGGGGTGTCGTCTTCGCGCCGACCGACGAGGTATTGATCGTCCGGCGAGCGACCGACGGCGGCTGGGAGCTGCCGGGCGGCCGCGTCGACCACGGCGAGCGTGCCGTCGCCGGCGTCCGCCGTGAGATCACCGAGGAGACGACGCTCGACCCCGAGGTCGTCGCGCCCGTCGACACGCTCGTGTGGCGCAATGATTCTGGGGATGGGCGGTTCGCCGTGTACTACTACTGTCGGGTGGATGAGCGGGACGTGTCGCTGTCCGGTGAGCATGACGAGTACGAGTGGACGGTGGTGCGTGAGGCTCGACGGCGATTGAGCGAGCCGCAGGCCGCGGCCGTTGTGCTGCGTTGGAGAGGCGGCGGTCGGAGTAACGTGAGCACCACCTCTGGATTATAG
- a CDS encoding DUF4365 domain-containing protein yields the protein MGKQTDRNHELERYSRGRLRMTLSKWVVNSLDEDYAFDFEVRPTEGFEVDTRDQHGNRVLPSPFYIQLKASEGFDDSEAVWHDFETDFLVEDCLQASVPVVLVICDRSREELYWTVLQRYCWDILDADHGDWRKQETKRIHVDREPLADAIALSKLRGEIRAAEHRISTRQRVASARRGTLHHPVRMDVASASDVRAYKQELVDDAVNLADAGHRGQARRKLVEVCQMAEDGVATVEAYRQLLELREIEDLPVAFAKVRFAREGANLAKQYDHEDPMEAFREQYETAWEYIEEKFIGSKYLGPSGLPVRVLDVDRMRLLEGNGAEMTARVQHGSEFTGLQAPAVAGNDEFELIESGASTDPRVDACAERAHTFDTDDLRDVPTAAICANCGLSRETIQQWLSQEVPTVCDACGEVVYENPLDMEIPKPGGQVHCAECRS from the coding sequence ATGGGGAAGCAGACGGACCGAAACCACGAACTCGAACGCTATTCGCGGGGACGGTTGCGCATGACGCTCTCGAAGTGGGTGGTGAACTCACTCGACGAGGATTACGCGTTTGACTTCGAGGTTCGCCCCACGGAGGGATTCGAGGTCGACACCAGAGACCAACACGGTAATCGCGTCCTTCCGTCACCCTTCTACATCCAGCTGAAGGCTTCCGAGGGGTTCGATGACTCGGAGGCTGTCTGGCACGATTTTGAGACGGATTTTCTTGTTGAGGATTGCTTGCAGGCGTCTGTCCCGGTTGTTCTCGTGATCTGTGATCGGTCTCGGGAGGAACTGTACTGGACAGTCCTCCAGCGCTACTGTTGGGACATACTGGACGCTGACCACGGAGACTGGCGCAAGCAGGAGACCAAACGAATCCATGTCGATCGCGAACCGCTCGCAGACGCCATCGCGCTCAGTAAGCTTCGGGGAGAGATTCGTGCAGCAGAGCACCGTATCTCGACACGCCAGCGGGTCGCGTCCGCACGCCGCGGGACACTGCACCATCCGGTTCGGATGGATGTCGCGTCGGCGTCCGACGTACGTGCGTACAAACAGGAACTAGTCGATGACGCGGTCAACTTGGCTGATGCAGGTCACCGTGGGCAGGCGCGACGGAAACTCGTTGAAGTCTGCCAAATGGCTGAAGACGGAGTGGCGACGGTCGAGGCGTATCGGCAGCTGCTTGAGCTCCGTGAGATCGAGGACCTCCCTGTGGCATTCGCGAAGGTCCGCTTCGCACGGGAGGGCGCGAACCTGGCGAAGCAGTACGACCACGAAGACCCAATGGAGGCATTCCGCGAGCAGTACGAGACCGCATGGGAGTACATCGAGGAGAAGTTCATCGGGTCGAAATATCTCGGTCCCTCGGGTCTCCCTGTCCGCGTCCTCGATGTCGATCGGATGCGGTTGTTGGAGGGGAACGGAGCTGAGATGACCGCACGCGTCCAACATGGCTCTGAGTTCACTGGGTTGCAAGCGCCAGCCGTCGCTGGGAATGATGAGTTCGAACTCATAGAGTCAGGGGCGTCGACGGATCCCCGTGTCGATGCATGTGCTGAACGAGCGCACACGTTCGACACGGATGATCTCCGGGACGTACCGACTGCAGCGATCTGTGCGAACTGTGGGCTGTCCCGTGAAACGATCCAGCAGTGGCTCTCACAGGAAGTACCGACAGTGTGCGATGCGTGTGGAGAAGTTGTCTACGAGAATCCACTGGATATGGAGATTCCGAAACCAGGGGGACAGGTCCACTGCGCTGAATGTCGAAGCTGA
- the aglM gene encoding UDP-glucose 6-dehydrogenase AglM — MHLSVVGSGYVGTTIAACFADLGHHVVNIDIDQETVDVINTGEAPIHEDGLPELLKKHAGSNSTNRLRATTDYAELLDTDATFLCLPTPQNDDGSIDLSIMEAGAEQLGETLAEKNDWHTVVVKSTVVPGSTEDEITPILERESNKTTGEDFGVGMNPEFLREGTAVHDFLDPDKIVLGADDDRALADMHEVFDPLVERTQAPVVETNTRTAEMIKYANNSFLAAKVSLINDIGNICKELGVDAYEVADAIGLDDRIGAQFLRSGLGWGGSCFPKDTAAIRAAARQHDYEPFMLDAATEVNDEQPKRLLSFMDKHVDVTNKRVAVLGLAFKPGTDDVRNSRAIPVIEGLQQRGAEIAAYDPIAAENMGEHFPDIQYAESPAAALDGASAALIVTDWEEITSLDEEFDAMATPVVIDGRRAIDRRDGIVYEGLTW, encoded by the coding sequence ATGCACCTCTCCGTCGTCGGCAGCGGCTACGTCGGCACGACGATCGCGGCCTGCTTCGCGGATCTCGGCCACCACGTCGTCAACATCGATATCGATCAGGAAACCGTCGACGTCATCAACACCGGCGAGGCACCCATCCACGAGGACGGCCTCCCGGAGCTCCTCAAGAAACACGCCGGCTCCAACAGCACAAACCGGCTCCGCGCTACCACCGACTACGCCGAACTTCTCGACACCGACGCGACCTTCCTCTGCCTCCCAACACCGCAGAACGACGACGGCAGCATCGATCTTTCGATCATGGAGGCCGGAGCCGAACAATTAGGCGAAACCCTCGCCGAAAAGAATGACTGGCACACTGTCGTCGTGAAGAGCACGGTCGTCCCAGGCTCCACCGAGGACGAAATCACCCCAATCCTTGAGCGAGAGTCAAACAAGACCACAGGCGAAGACTTCGGCGTCGGGATGAACCCTGAGTTCCTCCGAGAAGGAACGGCAGTCCACGACTTCCTCGATCCGGACAAGATCGTCCTCGGCGCCGACGACGACCGTGCGCTCGCGGATATGCACGAGGTGTTCGACCCGCTCGTCGAACGAACCCAAGCACCGGTCGTCGAGACGAACACCCGAACGGCGGAGATGATCAAGTACGCGAACAACTCCTTCCTCGCAGCCAAAGTAAGCCTCATCAACGACATCGGGAACATTTGCAAGGAGCTCGGCGTCGACGCCTACGAGGTTGCCGACGCCATCGGTCTCGACGACCGTATCGGCGCACAGTTCCTCCGCAGCGGGCTCGGGTGGGGCGGAAGCTGTTTCCCCAAGGACACCGCCGCGATCCGCGCAGCGGCCCGCCAGCACGACTACGAACCGTTCATGCTCGACGCCGCAACCGAGGTGAACGACGAACAACCAAAGCGCCTCCTCTCGTTCATGGACAAACACGTCGACGTCACGAACAAACGCGTCGCCGTTCTGGGCCTTGCGTTCAAGCCCGGCACTGACGACGTCCGCAACTCTCGCGCAATCCCCGTCATCGAGGGGCTGCAACAACGCGGCGCCGAGATCGCCGCCTACGACCCCATCGCTGCCGAGAACATGGGCGAGCACTTCCCCGACATCCAGTACGCAGAAAGCCCTGCAGCCGCACTTGATGGCGCCTCAGCCGCCCTAATCGTCACCGACTGGGAGGAAATCACCTCGCTCGACGAGGAGTTCGACGCCATGGCCACACCCGTTGTCATAGACGGCCGCCGGGCGATCGATCGCAGAGACGGAATCGTCTACGAAGGGCTTACCTGGTAA
- the aglF gene encoding UTP--glucose-1-phosphate uridylyltransferase AglF, whose amino-acid sequence MKAVVLAAGEGTRLRPLTEDKPKGMVEVDGKPILTHCFEQLVELGADELVVVVGYLKQNIIEHYGDEFEGVPITYAHQREQKGLAHALLNVEEHIDDDFMLLLGDNIFQANLEDVVRRQQEDRADAAFLVEEVDWEDASRYGVCDTNQYGEITDVVEKPEEPPSNLVMTGFYTFTPAIFHACHLVQPSNRGEYEISEAIDLLIQSGRTIDAIGLEGWRIDVGYPEDRDEAEKRLTETQSAESESQPSAES is encoded by the coding sequence ATGAAAGCCGTTGTACTGGCCGCCGGCGAGGGGACGCGGTTGCGTCCGCTCACAGAGGACAAACCGAAGGGGATGGTCGAGGTCGACGGGAAGCCCATCCTGACACACTGCTTCGAGCAGCTGGTGGAGCTGGGCGCCGATGAACTGGTGGTGGTGGTCGGCTACCTGAAGCAGAACATCATCGAGCACTACGGCGACGAGTTCGAGGGGGTGCCGATTACGTACGCACACCAGCGTGAACAGAAAGGGCTCGCGCATGCGCTGTTAAACGTCGAAGAGCACATTGACGACGACTTCATGCTGTTGCTCGGGGACAACATCTTCCAAGCGAATCTGGAAGACGTGGTTCGTCGGCAGCAGGAGGACCGGGCAGATGCGGCGTTCCTCGTGGAGGAGGTTGACTGGGAGGATGCTAGTCGGTACGGGGTGTGTGACACAAATCAATACGGGGAGATTACTGACGTAGTGGAGAAGCCAGAAGAGCCGCCGTCGAACCTGGTGATGACCGGGTTCTACACGTTCACCCCGGCGATTTTCCACGCGTGTCACCTCGTGCAGCCTTCTAACCGTGGCGAGTACGAGATTTCTGAGGCGATTGATCTGTTGATTCAGAGTGGGCGGACGATCGACGCGATTGGGTTGGAAGGATGGCGGATTGACGTTGGGTATCCCGAGGACCGAGATGAGGCAGAGAAGCGGTTAACTGAGACTCAGAGTGCTGAATCTGAGTCCCAACCGTCGGCCGAGTCTTAA
- a CDS encoding ABC transporter ATP-binding protein, with amino-acid sequence MSDSENNTVSGREKINALLDVARFNPQLTVPIIGLGFVAAIFEGVGLGFILPIIELARAEDPVTQADGVMGMFVSVYQTLGIPFTLGFVVVGVAVVMTARYTMSFLVAWLREALRTYYIRDLQMRAYGSALDARIEYFDEEGSDDILNAIVTQTNYAGRAIQHVVQLSGVLFLSLAYLLIALLMAPRLTIFALAVLGGITVLLRHIVEPGYNIGELVAEANEQRQEAVQAGTQGIRDIRIFGLTDELYQDFMAAIDQFTDSRIKLRRNEAAINNFYNLGVAVSVFVLIYMSLTFANLSVGALGVFLFAMFRLGPNVSRLNQLFYKVENDLPHLVRTQKFIQELKSREETNEPIHDVPAQIDHIEFDNVQFSYDEKEKVLRGVSFEVEKGEFIAFVGQSGAGKSTIVSLLARFYRVDKGEIRANGVPIHEMDINEWRNRLSIVRQSPFIFNDTLRYNLTIGNRDVTETELNRICKIARVDEFLRTLPNGYDTMLGDDGVRLSGGQKQRVALARALLEDADLLVLDEATSDLDSNLEQEVQAAIEAMDRDYAMITIAHRLSTVQNADRIYTMDDGEVIEIGTHTELVDKDGKYKELYSIQSKG; translated from the coding sequence ATGTCTGATTCGGAAAACAACACAGTGTCTGGTCGAGAGAAAATTAATGCGCTACTTGATGTGGCTCGCTTCAACCCCCAGTTAACAGTACCCATTATTGGGCTCGGATTCGTTGCTGCAATCTTCGAAGGGGTTGGCTTAGGTTTTATTCTACCAATTATCGAACTCGCACGAGCGGAAGACCCCGTTACTCAAGCGGACGGAGTAATGGGCATGTTTGTATCTGTATACCAAACTCTGGGTATCCCATTTACCCTAGGGTTCGTCGTTGTTGGCGTTGCGGTGGTGATGACCGCCCGCTACACAATGAGTTTCCTCGTAGCTTGGTTACGTGAGGCCCTACGAACATACTACATCCGAGATCTGCAGATGCGAGCGTATGGAAGTGCATTAGATGCTCGGATAGAGTATTTTGATGAGGAAGGGTCCGATGATATTCTGAACGCTATTGTCACACAGACAAACTACGCTGGCCGAGCGATTCAGCACGTCGTGCAACTCTCAGGAGTACTTTTCTTATCGCTGGCATATCTGCTGATCGCACTTTTGATGGCGCCAAGGCTTACGATATTTGCGCTTGCCGTTCTCGGTGGAATCACAGTATTACTTCGGCACATCGTTGAACCAGGATACAACATCGGAGAGTTGGTTGCCGAAGCAAACGAACAGCGACAGGAAGCGGTACAAGCAGGAACACAGGGAATTCGGGATATTCGAATATTCGGTTTGACTGATGAGTTGTACCAAGATTTCATGGCTGCAATTGATCAGTTTACTGACTCTCGTATCAAACTACGCCGTAATGAAGCGGCAATTAATAATTTCTACAATCTCGGTGTCGCAGTATCCGTATTTGTTCTCATATATATGTCATTAACGTTCGCTAATTTATCAGTTGGAGCACTCGGTGTGTTTCTGTTCGCTATGTTCCGACTGGGGCCGAATGTGAGTCGATTAAACCAGCTATTTTATAAAGTCGAAAATGACTTGCCGCATCTCGTTCGAACCCAGAAATTCATTCAGGAATTAAAGAGTCGGGAAGAGACGAATGAACCCATACATGATGTCCCAGCACAGATTGATCACATTGAATTCGATAACGTTCAATTCTCGTATGACGAAAAAGAGAAGGTACTCCGTGGAGTTAGCTTTGAGGTTGAAAAAGGTGAGTTCATAGCGTTCGTTGGGCAATCTGGTGCCGGGAAATCAACTATCGTGTCCTTACTGGCTCGCTTCTATAGGGTAGACAAAGGTGAGATTCGGGCAAACGGCGTACCGATCCACGAAATGGACATCAATGAGTGGAGGAACCGACTCTCGATTGTGCGCCAAAGTCCGTTCATTTTCAACGATACGCTGCGGTATAACCTCACGATTGGAAATCGAGACGTAACGGAAACAGAGTTGAATCGTATCTGCAAAATCGCACGAGTTGACGAATTCTTACGAACCTTGCCGAACGGGTACGACACGATGCTTGGCGACGACGGAGTCCGACTCTCTGGGGGACAGAAGCAACGTGTTGCGTTAGCAAGAGCGCTGTTAGAGGATGCAGACCTGTTGGTCCTAGACGAAGCTACGAGTGACCTTGACTCGAACTTGGAGCAGGAAGTCCAGGCAGCTATCGAAGCGATGGACCGGGACTACGCAATGATCACAATTGCACATCGGCTGTCCACAGTGCAGAATGCTGACCGAATATATACAATGGATGACGGTGAGGTGATAGAAATTGGAACACATACTGAACTAGTCGATAAAGACGGAAAATATAAAGAGCTGTATTCAATTCAGTCGAAAGGTTAG